Sequence from the Metopolophium dirhodum isolate CAU chromosome 2, ASM1992520v1, whole genome shotgun sequence genome:
ttAAGATTGTAGATAATGCTGGTGATGTACCTAAAAACTTAATTGTTGAACAACTGTTGACTACAAGTTCAGAACCTAGTGTAAATATACCTGTGGTAGATGATGACGGGGATAAATTATGGGAAGATGTTACTGTTGCTAATAAAATGGTTATCGTTATAAACAGTGGCTTGAACATGAGCATTGGGAAAACTGCTTCTCAagtaattgaatatattataaattataatataacctactACACACTATTTTTTTCACACCAAATTACATGTTTTAATATGCTGAATTCTAGAGCTTGAAAATTGTTTGGAAACTGTTCAAAAGTTACGGCATATCAAAGTTGCCGATATTACCGACTACAACTATATATGGCTTACACGCTCATTAGCCCCATGCATAGTGGTAATTTTGTGATGAATATAACGCATTATAAAAGTTTCATCCTTTCATAACGATACTTATTTTTTGcaactttttttcaaattattattattatttaaattttaaattgacaaTTTGTTGTCAAATGtgaaaatattatctatgatttgcCGTAACTTTTGAACAATAAGTTTCCACAAACTTTTTTAAACACTTGAATTCAGTATTCTAAAACATGTATTCTGGGGTGAAAAAAAAGGATTTCCGTAAAAGTAAActtatacctaaaaaataatatactttaatgaaaaatcattttttaaattatgatttttgattttctatattttaggCTGCACATGCTGCATTGGGCTTGTATGAAGTGATGAAAGAACGTGCAGATCTAAGCTATGATTTAATTACATGGAATGAACAAGGGTAAGATTGAaacactatttatattttataggatcAGCAGATGGTTTACAAATTATCTTCTTTAGATACCTAAACACCTTAAACTCGTCTCcaaacgtaatttttttcaaaatccaatacaaattattaggtaatataaatactaaaaaatgttgttttgtagtTTGTAGTTTATGTAACTTGTGTTAATTACCCCCCATGTGAAAGCTTCCCAATttcattataaacaaaaacataaaagttattacatcaaattacaagaaaaaatgTTTCCTTACTATCATGcaaaatgtaacaaaatatttttgaattgtcatagtaacaatataggAGGAGCCTTgtgttaaatgttcaagctattttacccaacaaataaagttttattgacatttatagaaaaaaaaaactaataaaattgggaaatggaaatataaacaaccagtgaaaatttcatgtatctacggttgttatttttttagttataccaaaaaccaaaattattcatttatttcatGTTTTATCTTTAACTAACTGCAAGATCTCCCAATTTCAcattattttccaaaaatgtattttattggttAGGTCTTTCAGTTTTTAACTGGATAgtcaatttattaatgttaattactAATACTATAAACTATCTTTTCAGAAGTCGAAAAATTGTTGTTGCAGCAAAGAACACTAATGAACTTATTAAAGTGTGTTCAGaaggaaaaatacaaaaaatccCATTTTTCTGTGTTCACGACGCAGGTCTGACTGAAGTGGAACCTAACTCATTCACTGCATTAGCTTTTTTTGGATCTGATCAAGAACTCAAGCCTGTAACCGGAAAACTTAGACtactaaaatgaataaaatatgtttgttttgGAGAACATTTAATGCGTTTAttggttatatttaataacttacaACTAACTCTTTTAGTTATACAACTATGAATGTGCTACATTAAAACACAGTATTGTATTCAGTTAAAAGTGAATAAAATTGAAAGTAATCtgctgatataatataatattatagttgttttaaaaagtacaatattaattattaatatttaaaaaccaaaataatttacctataatcATTTAATCTAGGTAATTGGAAACTGTAAGGTTTCCttcttttaaatgaataattttatcattatatgttATCTAAacttaaagtattataaaattatctaaaGAAATAATTAACTTGACATTCCAAACAAtccaaataatagtaatatttaactttatatataataggtacataacattatattatgtatatatatacagtgttgTAAAAAGCATTATAAATATCCAGTAAATGATGTTAAATTAATTGCCAACACCTTACACAATACACAATCtaaccaaaaaaattacattccaCGGTCAGCCTAAAGGGGTATTTATTcagttataataaaaagtacaaattgCGTTCACGCATAACCTGAGAATGAGTTAATTCCAATACATAGTAAAAACAGCATCagatttttcttgtttttaacaTGTCAGTCTATTATAGGggtttaaagaaaatataaataaattaaaaccaaaatttttttggatttggtttgaataaatatgtttaatttggATGATTATGATTGTAAAAGAATTTTGAAGCATTCGGATAACGGGTAGGACAAAAATCAGGATGTGTATCTAGTCCAGATCTGCCAAATGTCCTAATGCGTTCGGTATATGCATTCTGTACAGCGGTATCTGCTCCGGCACTTGTTATCACTTCTGTATTAATGGCTACACCTGCTGCACCCATGGCAACTTCcaaattttctaaaaacattatagtaaaaataaaattagtataatttcaAGTACAATGATTTCCAGACTGATCTACAAACAATCATGATAATCAAATTACAAAATGAACTATAATGGTGAATGACTTTTGACAGTTTTATTGATTGGGCATTTCAAACCCTATGTTTTCAAAAGCCGGATAATTAACACAAAGTGTGGTGACTGGCAAGTGACAGTTACGGATTTTATAGTATGTCGCATTGTTGCCACCGCGAGTTAGTTAttgttaaggggattcgatacagAGATTTTCTGTTTTCGTCTAACACAtgcgtgacatagtattttatacctgttttttgccaaacataccaatctAAATGAAgcaataagaattctaaaaacaaatttgaatacaaatcaGTAGAAGGAAGCAATAGTTTCATGACTTGAGATTGGGAAAACTATGTCAATGTTCGCTACACTTTAAACGGGATGATTACATAATgcaggtaataataaatattttaataattcaactaGGTGCCtacaaagtaaaatatatacaaattaagttgtataaattattattttagatttatcttcaaaaaaacattatttaaaacaaaatgctGTTCTATCATGTAACTTACTAGGactcaaacaaatatttacccCCAATActactttattttcaaaatcagaAAGAGCAAAAAAGgaatgaaaatattgttaaacgTTGCTTAAATTTTGATGAGCAGATAGTTGAAGTGTCCAAGTAAGattatgtacaaataatgtTGTTTCTGAAGATAATTTATCTAATATTGAAGAAAGTATTACTAATAAAAGTAAGACAAATTATATTGGAATCCAGGTTActagtgatattttatttttccacacTATTAAACAgtgataaaatgttgaatacaTTCTTTTGGGTGCaattacacaatttataaatttgatctAAACATATCCTGTCCAATACAAAAACTTGTAATTAGaaattctaataattaataatactattattaaaatgtaagagTATACAATTCTTTAGTAATTATGAAAATAGCTTTAATTTGAATATGGCTTATTGCTTTTTAGTAATTTAGTCTATTAGTTAGTTACATAGACCTATTGTATGATaggtatgaattattattataattgatcccaaatctaaaatataacaaaaacaaagaaaacttatttaatatagtaaaaacttattagttatagcaGGACAGTTTATGGAGTGTCACCGCAACGCCACAGTACACTCTGCACTGTTACCTCATTGAAGTTGTTGCACTAAAATCCCTCAGAGTGCGTATCTATGTTTAGCAATCGccaataggtaaaaatatacgTTTATGTAAAGTTTATGAGTTTATTGTATTACGTAAAAGCCTACAAAGTGAGATACTTTTTAAAAGGTTAAATCTGAttagttttacttttataaattcattGCATAGCTATActtgtatcattgaattaagTTCATAAATAGGCGTATACTCTATGGATTTTTTTGCGAAAACAACACTGCATATCTCTATATGGTATCATGAAATTCAACACCAAGGCTCGTAAACAGTAACATTATAGAACATTTATGGGAGAAGATGCTCGAAAACAATCAGTTTTTGACGGTAGAGAGGATAAACTTAACTAGAAtagagtatatatttttaatatatgtaataaatctACTTACTAGCTATTATTTGAGATAAAGACCCTTGTGGCTTAGAATTCGTCACTATCTTCCTGCGTTTGTTAGGCATACCAGATAAATATGCATCACTATAAGGTGGCTGAGTTCCTTGACGTCTTTGACGTTGTGAATCTCTAGCTATGACCGGTACCCATTCCTGTAAATTAGTTACCtcccataaatatttattttttttgtaccaaaatatttaatttataaactcaCTGAAGGAACATTGTGGTGCCAATCTTGAGATCCGATAACAACTTCGGGTAACGGTTCATTGATGTTTTCGGAAGAAGGCATAGAAGGATTGGAAGATTGTTCTCCATTAGTCtatggaataaaaattataaatttacactTTTCCCATTTTCAAATACACAATAAGTATCAATACTGACCGCTCTTAATAGTTGTGCTGTTTCATCAAATGGTACAATATagtcaactacagataaactcaTCATTTGGAAAGTGGTCATTCTTTCCCAGTATTGGTCAATATTCGCACGTAATTCATCCATTATTAAAAGGTGTAAATTTGTAGGAAGTGGCAAGTAttgctaaaattattttgaaaatgattactgaccatattttaaaataagaatattaataattaccattACTGCGGAAACACATAGCCGAAATATAGGGCGGCTGTTACAGCAATAAACTATCAATGATAAAAATCCTTCAGCAAACATGGACAATgtatgcacaatattattaatggcTGCTGGTCGATCTGAAACATTTATACAACACATACAGTGACGTATAAAATAACAGCTACAAATTGTTTGaagtaagtttatattattttttttatctttattttatattaagaggacgctacatggacatttgttgtctctgtcttacaagtgtgtaacatgGCAAATTATTACCAAcacagttagtttaaaaattagagtgaattacctcttataaaatttaatgacaagattattatctagggcatcttataggctttatattatattttaaattttaaatactcttaactcgctttaaaatttaaatataataaaatggttcTCTAGATAATACTCTTacttcaaaatatgttaataggTAAGTTTGCTtcaatattaatcataacagagttaaacaaattattcagAACATACAATTTGCCATGTCACAAAATTCAAAGCTCATATGAGTGTAGCATcctcttatatttatttttcatttctaaCCACTCATAGGTGTCACAATTATCCATGACCACTATACCCTGATCCAAATACGAAGCCACCACGGCCGTCACAGGCAAAACCGGTTTTGCTACGTAAATCTGGTGTCTTTTTATTTGGAACAGGGTATAGATCGTATTAAGAGCTAGTAAATTGTCATAAGCACATTCTCCtgctaataaatattgtttgacgTGCAATCATTTTATCTTACACCGTGAATaaaccaatacaattttatttacaaatgatATACTGTTGAGACTTTTTGGAGATatcatcatttcaaattcatattgctataattatttacctatatttgtgaaattaaattaattaaattttattatttttattatctttattaacattattgaatatttgcAATTAAGAGGATTCTACACCCGCTCTCCGTCGTACTagtagcaaatttacgctcagcttTGTTAGTTTAAACATAAGAGTGATAATGAAACTTAATGGTAAGAACATTTCCTGTGTTCGTATGTTGGTTTTTCATGATTATGCCGTTTataagtgagttatgagaatttttaatttacgctatattacacacgcataacttgctaaaaaatttaAGCAACacaaaaacacagataatggtcttaccatcaagtttcataataaatCAGTTCactctaatttaaaattaatggagTAAAACATGAATTACTGAGCGTACATTTTCTGTTACGCACTtgaaagacggagacaacacatgcgagaGTAGCGTCCTCTTTAGCCAACACGTGTGCGGGAGAATAGACAATGTAAGGATATTTTATGCCTATACTTAGTTATAATCTCTTTGAAAAACCCAGATTTATATTGATTATCGTAatgtagttaattatattttgtatcattccTCATCCATTCTATTATATGGCTTTGAGCAGATCATACAAATTGTGTGTGGTTAGCTTTCAATATTAgattgaatattatatcatattttcttGTGGGTTTTCtacaatgttataaatttaagcAAGTTCggaatatgttaaatattacaatttaaaatatcgtgaaataaaaagaaactatatgaaaatgtaaataatttactgtatcATTAAAGTTAACTTCACAAAATTGGAAGTGCAAAagtcaaattcaatattttaaaacaattagtcTGATGGatagttttgtataaaataaaatgatgttAACTTTGGTATAaggatttattatataatgtttaagagtaaatgttataaaaatattgacgcaatattatttttaatgttacatTAACACGTTGACTGCCATGCGACCGCTCTTATATGCGCCCAGTATATTTTTCAGTTTCATTCCAAATTTGTACATactattgtatttgaaaaagaatttttaaaatgtttattaaatcaaaaaaattgtaaaggtTCCCGCAGCTCTACAGtgcttttttttagtttattattgtaGTGCCAtggaaaagttaaataatataaaaacccaTATTAATTTACGGTCGCTGGCAGTCATGAGGTGTGGTAGTAATGATCAACGCTGGTCGGcgcaaaagtataaaatttgaaaattaaaatgactGCTGGCAATCTCATGGCAGTCAACATGGTTAACTTGATTATTtattcttacatttttaaatcactaTGTTTGAGGAACATTAATAAGACGTCATAGCAATTATTGTGTGATgcaaacaaaagaaaaaaataccaattttcACATAATTGAGTTCAATAAAAACTATGGTACAAAAGCAAACAAAAATCTTACCTTCACCAAAGGAGATAACAATTCCACGTAGATTTTGAAGAATACATCGCCGGAAAGATGCATTCACATTAATATTTGTACGTGTTGGCACAGTACATTGCTAATgcattcataaataaaaaattgtttttaattgcatcttaaaatgaatttaataattattattaattaatatgcattttacttacaaaaatgtttatatatggCACGATTTCTAAAAATACGCGATTTGCAGCATCCTCGATGTTTTGAGGGCTTGGTGGTCGATTAAGCATAACTCTATGCAATATGAAATTTACTAATTCTACAGAATGTGTAGAAACAGGATTAGTTCTAAGAGTTGAAGTTTGCGACATTAAATTCACACTGAACATGTCACGTAAGGTCCAGTTACGAGAAATCATTAAGAAAAAGTCTACCAATATAGATTGACCCTCTAAACTTCTAAAGTATGGTATTTCTCCAATAGGGGTTGTCAGCAATCCATTTGGTAGACGTGGAGTTGATTGAGAGGTGGATGTACTCATTGTATGATCAAAAccctattcaaaataaaatgaaaatcaa
This genomic interval carries:
- the LOC132939861 gene encoding probable peptidyl-tRNA hydrolase 2 isoform X1, whose amino-acid sequence is MESTGTNNIPENAESKIQTAENEIKPQQRSAEKEKLVLELTDMGFSKSLVLQIVDNAGDVPKNLIVEQLLTTSSEPSVNIPVVDDDGDKLWEDVTVANKMVIVINSGLNMSIGKTASQAAHAALGLYEVMKERADLSYDLITWNEQGSRKIVVAAKNTNELIKVCSEGKIQKIPFFCVHDAGLTEVEPNSFTALAFFGSDQELKPVTGKLRLLK
- the LOC132939861 gene encoding probable peptidyl-tRNA hydrolase 2 isoform X2; translation: MGFSKSLVLQIVDNAGDVPKNLIVEQLLTTSSEPSVNIPVVDDDGDKLWEDVTVANKMVIVINSGLNMSIGKTASQAAHAALGLYEVMKERADLSYDLITWNEQGSRKIVVAAKNTNELIKVCSEGKIQKIPFFCVHDAGLTEVEPNSFTALAFFGSDQELKPVTGKLRLLK